In a genomic window of Balaenoptera ricei isolate mBalRic1 chromosome 3, mBalRic1.hap2, whole genome shotgun sequence:
- the GNA15 gene encoding guanine nucleotide-binding protein subunit alpha-15: MARSLTWRCCPWCLTEDEKSAARIDQEINKILLEEKKRDRGELKLLLLGPGESGKSTFIKQMRIIHGAGYSEEDRKSFRTLVYQNIFVSMQTMIEAMERLQIPFSWPENKHRANLIMSQDPYKVTTFEKHYAVAMQWLWRDSGIRACYERRRDFHLLDSAVYYLSNLDRITEEGYIPTSQDVLRSRMPTTGINEYCFSVQKTNLRIVDVGGQKSERKKWIHCFENVIALIYLASLSEYDQCLEENNQENRMKESLALFGTILELPWFKSTSVILFLNKTDILEEKIPTSHLATYFPSFQGPKQDTEAAKKFILDMYTCMYASCVDGADGGRKGSRSRRLFSHYTCATDTQNIRKVFKDVRDSVLARYLDEINLL, from the exons ATGGCCCGCTCGCTGACCTGGCGCTGCTGCCCCTGGTGCCTGACCGAGGACGAGAAGTCGGCGGCCCGGATCGACCAGGAAATCAACAAGATCCTCCTGGAGGAGAAGAAGCGGGACCGAGGGGAGCTGAAGCTGCTGCTGCTCG GCCCCGGCGAGAGCGGGAAGAGCACGTTCATCAAGCAGATGCGCATCATCCACGGGGCGGGCTACTCGGAGGAGGACCGCAAGAGCTTCCGGACCCTGGTCTACCAGAACATCTTCGTGTCCATGCAGACCATGATTGAGGCTATGGAACGGCTGCAGATCCCCTTCAGCTGGCCCGAGAACAAG CACCGGGCCAACCTGATCATGAGCCAGGACCCCTACAAGGTGACCACCTTCGAGAAGCACTACGCCGTGGCCATGCAGTGGTTGTGGAGGGACTCCGGCATCCGCGCCTGCTACGAGCGCCGGCGCGATTTCCACCTGCTCGACTCGGCAGTGTA CTACCTGTCAAATCTGGACCGCATCACGGAGGAGGGCTACATCCCCACCTCGCAGGATGTGCTCCGCAGCCGCATGCCCACCACCGGCATCAACGAGTACTGCTTCTCCGTGCAGAAAACCAACCTGCG GATCGTGGACGTCGGGGGCCAAAAGTCAGAACGCAAGAAGTGGATCCACTGCTTCGAGAATGTGATCGCCCTCATCTACCTGGCCTCGCTGAGTGAATACGACCAGTGTCTGGAGGAAAACAACCAAGAG AACCGAATGAAGGAGAGCCTGGCCCTGTTTGGCACCATCCTGGAACTGCCCTGGTTCAAAAGCACTTCCGTCATCCTCTTCCTCAACAAAACTGACATCCTGGAGGAGAagatccccacctcccacctggcTACCTACTTCCCCAGTTTCCAGG GCCCGAAGCAGGACACGGAGGCAGCCAAGAAGTTCATCCTGGACATGTACACCTGCATGTACGCCAGCTGCGTGGACGGAGCAGATGGTGGCAGGAAGGGCTCGCGCTCCCGCCGCCTCTTCAGCCACTACACATGCGCTACGGACACACAGAACATCCGCAAGGTCTTCAAGGACGTGCGGGACTCAGTCCTGGCCCGCTACCTGGACGAGATCAACCTGCTGTGA